A single genomic interval of Streptomyces graminofaciens harbors:
- a CDS encoding dihydrofolate reductase family protein codes for MPLVRVHNFSISLDGFGTGEGLSRDAPFGHAGERMHEWMFATRWWHERTGRPGGTGGLDDAFVRQFTPGIGAEIMGAGKFGYPGWHEDPEWKGWWGPNPPFHTPTFILTHHPRPSIEMEGGTTFHFLDASPTKALETAREAADGQDVRIGGGPSMVRDFLAAGLIDHMHIVVAPILLGRGVRLWDGLEGLEKDYEVEATSSPSGVTHVTFTRVGL; via the coding sequence ATGCCACTCGTCCGTGTCCACAACTTCTCCATCTCGCTCGACGGCTTCGGCACCGGTGAGGGTCTGAGCCGGGACGCGCCGTTCGGCCACGCGGGCGAAAGAATGCACGAATGGATGTTCGCCACCCGGTGGTGGCACGAACGGACCGGTCGGCCCGGCGGGACCGGGGGCCTCGACGACGCCTTCGTGCGCCAGTTCACGCCCGGGATCGGCGCCGAGATCATGGGCGCCGGGAAGTTCGGCTACCCCGGATGGCACGAGGACCCGGAGTGGAAGGGGTGGTGGGGGCCCAACCCGCCGTTCCACACACCGACCTTCATCCTCACTCATCACCCGCGCCCGTCGATCGAGATGGAGGGCGGCACGACGTTCCACTTCCTCGACGCTTCGCCGACCAAGGCGCTCGAGACGGCCCGCGAGGCTGCGGACGGCCAGGACGTACGCATCGGAGGGGGACCCAGCATGGTCCGCGACTTCCTCGCCGCCGGGCTCATCGACCACATGCACATCGTGGTGGCCCCGATCCTGCTCGGCCGAGGCGTACGCCTCTGGGACGGACTGGAGGGCCTCGAGAAGGACTACGAGGTCGAGGCCACCTCCTCGCCCAGCGGAGTCACGCATGTGACGTTCACCCGTGTGGGCCTCTGA
- a CDS encoding LacI family DNA-binding transcriptional regulator: protein MADVAARAGVSRALVSIVFRNQPGASEETRERVLRVADEIGYRPDSAARLLARGRSRTLGVMFTVQQTFHTNLIEGIYPEAERLGYEVLLSGATRGRSEEKAVEALLSHRCEALVLLGSLAEPAFLAELGRRTVAVSVSRRVPHAHVDFVHSAEGKGVRQAMDHLVELGHRRIVHIDGGRGPGSAERRRAYRAAMRRHGLESEARVVPGDHTEESGIEAGRTLLAERDRGRSLPTAVLAGNDRCAMGLLMALTRAGVEVPRDLSVVGYDDSHLSHLMPIGLTTVRQDAGLMAEHAVRFAVERLEKPELEPREAVLEPKLVVRGTSGPPPGSAA, encoded by the coding sequence ATGGCGGACGTCGCCGCGAGGGCGGGCGTCTCCCGGGCGCTCGTGTCGATCGTGTTCCGCAATCAGCCGGGCGCGAGCGAGGAGACCCGGGAGCGGGTGCTGAGGGTCGCCGACGAGATCGGCTACCGGCCCGACAGCGCGGCCCGGCTGCTGGCGCGTGGTCGCAGCCGCACGCTCGGCGTGATGTTCACCGTGCAGCAGACCTTCCACACCAACCTCATCGAGGGCATCTACCCCGAGGCCGAACGCCTCGGCTACGAGGTCCTGCTGTCCGGTGCCACCCGGGGCCGCAGCGAGGAGAAGGCCGTCGAGGCGCTGCTCAGCCACCGCTGCGAGGCGCTGGTCCTGCTCGGCTCCTTGGCCGAGCCCGCGTTCCTCGCGGAACTCGGTCGCCGTACGGTCGCCGTCTCCGTCAGCCGCCGGGTCCCGCACGCCCACGTCGACTTCGTGCACTCCGCCGAGGGCAAGGGCGTACGGCAGGCGATGGATCACCTCGTCGAGCTGGGACACCGCAGGATCGTGCACATCGACGGCGGCCGGGGTCCCGGTTCGGCCGAGCGGCGGCGGGCGTACCGGGCGGCGATGCGGCGCCATGGGCTGGAGTCCGAGGCGCGGGTCGTCCCCGGCGACCACACCGAGGAGTCGGGCATCGAGGCCGGCCGCACGCTCCTCGCGGAGCGGGACCGGGGGCGGTCGCTGCCGACGGCGGTCCTCGCGGGCAACGACCGTTGCGCGATGGGTCTGTTGATGGCCCTGACCCGGGCCGGTGTGGAGGTCCCGCGCGATCTGTCCGTCGTCGGGTACGACGACAGTCACCTCTCCCACCTGATGCCGATCGGCCTGACCACGGTCCGTCAGGACGCCGGGCTCATGGCGGAGCACGCGGTGCGGTTCGCGGTCGAGCGGCTGGAGAAGCCCGAACTGGAGCCGAGGGAAGCGGTGTTGGAGCCGAAGCTGGTGGTGCGCGGGACCAGTGGGCCGCCGCCGGGGAGTGCGGCCTGA
- a CDS encoding YceI family protein, giving the protein MNLFTRAASLRRPAPPTAPQRPHERRAFGPDGLPDPTLSALTGEWMIDPAHSRIGFSVRHAMVTTVRGAFTEYQSRLYFDGRDPARSRAEIVLSTASVETGVEQRDAHLVGHDFLDAARHPRMRFVSTTVSLEGSDVYRMTGDLTIKGTTRPVDLELTYIGHVTDAFGDERVGFDGTTTINRSEWGLTYDARLAEGGAMVSDKVRLQFDIAAIRTMPGV; this is encoded by the coding sequence ATGAACTTGTTCACCCGAGCTGCGTCCCTGCGCCGCCCGGCTCCCCCCACAGCCCCCCAACGGCCCCACGAGCGCCGGGCGTTCGGCCCCGACGGCCTGCCCGATCCCACACTGTCGGCGCTCACCGGGGAATGGATGATCGACCCGGCGCACAGCCGTATCGGTTTCTCCGTCCGCCACGCCATGGTGACGACCGTGCGCGGGGCGTTCACGGAGTACCAGAGCCGGCTCTACTTCGACGGCCGTGACCCCGCGCGCTCACGAGCCGAGATCGTCCTGTCCACCGCGTCCGTGGAGACCGGCGTGGAACAACGCGACGCCCACCTGGTCGGCCATGACTTCCTGGACGCCGCGCGCCATCCACGGATGCGTTTCGTCAGTACGACGGTGAGCCTGGAGGGCAGCGACGTCTACCGCATGACCGGTGACCTCACCATCAAGGGCACCACGCGCCCCGTCGACCTGGAGCTCACCTACATCGGCCATGTCACCGACGCGTTCGGGGACGAGCGGGTCGGATTCGACGGCACGACCACCATCAACCGCTCGGAATGGGGTCTGACGTACGACGCGAGGCTGGCGGAGGGCGGCGCGATGGTCAGCGACAAGGTACGTCTCCAGTTCGACATCGCCGCCATCCGTACGATGCCCGGCGTCTGA
- a CDS encoding polyamine ABC transporter substrate-binding protein, whose amino-acid sequence MRSLSRRSVPRRSLLRALGGAAAVGGLAGCGVPAAYVAPGDRAGADLSATDKRLSWANWPLYIDTDDEDESRRPTLEAFEKRTGIAVDYVEEINDNDEFFGKISPALMNHQQTGRDLVVISDWMCARFVRLGWVQEMDRANQPNVTAHLDPQLRSPAFDPGRVYTVPWQSGITGIAYNRRKVGREIRHVSDLWADDLKGRVTLLSGLDEAFALLMQGNGVDVTRWTADDFHEICDQVESRVRGGHVRRFTGNDYIKDLAGGDVLACQAYSGDVIQLQADDPDIEFVVPEEGAELWSESLMIPDLARHKTNAERLVDYYYDPEVAAELAAWVNYVCPVPAAREILASAKDKETAALAEDPLIFPDDAMRGRLAIARDITSEERVGFAKRWNGIVGL is encoded by the coding sequence ATTCGTTCACTCTCCCGTCGTTCCGTCCCCCGCCGTTCCCTGCTGCGCGCCCTCGGGGGCGCCGCCGCGGTCGGCGGGCTCGCGGGGTGTGGAGTGCCCGCCGCGTACGTGGCGCCCGGTGACCGGGCCGGTGCCGATCTCTCGGCCACGGACAAACGGCTGAGCTGGGCGAACTGGCCGCTGTACATCGACACCGACGACGAGGACGAGTCCCGGCGCCCGACCCTGGAGGCGTTCGAGAAGCGCACCGGGATCGCCGTCGACTACGTCGAGGAGATCAACGACAACGACGAGTTCTTCGGCAAGATCAGCCCGGCCCTGATGAACCATCAGCAGACCGGCCGGGACCTCGTCGTCATCAGCGACTGGATGTGCGCCCGCTTCGTACGGCTGGGCTGGGTCCAGGAGATGGACCGGGCGAACCAGCCGAACGTCACCGCGCATCTGGACCCGCAGCTGCGTTCGCCCGCCTTCGACCCCGGCCGTGTGTACACCGTGCCGTGGCAGTCCGGGATCACGGGTATCGCGTACAACCGCCGGAAGGTGGGCCGCGAGATACGGCATGTGTCGGACCTGTGGGCGGACGACCTCAAGGGGCGGGTCACCCTGCTCTCCGGTCTCGACGAGGCGTTCGCACTGCTGATGCAGGGCAACGGCGTGGACGTCACGCGCTGGACGGCCGACGACTTCCACGAGATCTGCGACCAGGTGGAGTCCCGCGTCCGCGGGGGCCATGTCCGCCGCTTCACCGGCAACGACTACATCAAGGACCTGGCGGGCGGTGACGTCCTCGCCTGCCAGGCCTACTCCGGCGACGTCATCCAACTCCAGGCCGACGACCCGGACATCGAGTTCGTCGTCCCCGAGGAAGGCGCCGAACTCTGGTCCGAGTCCCTGATGATCCCCGACCTGGCCCGCCACAAGACCAACGCCGAACGGCTCGTCGACTACTACTACGACCCCGAGGTCGCCGCCGAACTGGCCGCCTGGGTGAACTACGTCTGCCCCGTCCCGGCCGCCCGCGAGATCCTCGCCTCCGCCAAGGACAAGGAGACGGCGGCCCTGGCCGAGGACCCGCTGATCTTCCCCGACGACGCCATGCGCGGGCGTTTGGCGATCGCCCGCGACATCACGTCGGAGGAGAGGGTGGGGTTCGCGAAGCGGTGGAACGGGATCGTGGGGTTGTAG